A window of Gambusia affinis linkage group LG03, SWU_Gaff_1.0, whole genome shotgun sequence contains these coding sequences:
- the hint2 gene encoding histidine triad nucleotide-binding protein 2, mitochondrial isoform X2 has product MYFRSIFRAQLVGTRACLFNPLQRVYRAERSLCTKSDEVKLAEEASKKYGSPGPTIFSKVIDKSIPADIIYEDDKCLAFRDISPQAPVHFLVIPRVPIPRISAAKDDDVELLGHLLVVAKNVAKQESLSKGYRVVINDGKHGSQSVYHLHIHVLGGRQMQWPPG; this is encoded by the exons ATGTATTTTCGAAGTATTTTTCGGGCGCAGTTGGTCGGGACCAGGGCGTGTCTGTTCAACCCTCTCCAGCGTGTTTATCGAGCCGAG AGATCACTTTGCACTAAAAGTGATGAGGTGAAGCTGGCAGAGGAGGCTAGCAAAAAATACGGCTCTCCAGGTCCAACCATCTTCTCCAAAGTGATTGATAAAAGCATCCCTGCAGATATTATCTATGAAGATGACAAG tgtttggcATTCAGGGATATCAGTCCACAGGCCCCCGTTCATTTCCTGGTTATTCCACGGGTCCCCATTCCTCGAATAAGCGCAGCTAAAGATGATGATGTCGAG CTCTTGGGGCATTTGTTGGTTGTTGCTAAAAATGTGGCGAAGCAGGAATCTCTTAGTAAAGGCTACAGAGTGG TGATCAATGATGGAAAGCACGGATCTCAGTCGGTCTACCACCTTCACATCCATGTCCTGGGAGGAAGACAGATGCAGTGGCCGCCGGGATAA
- the hint2 gene encoding histidine triad nucleotide-binding protein 2, mitochondrial isoform X1, with translation MYFRSIFRAQLVGTRACLFNPLQRVYRAEVAAIKLTFLLIIINIFISFTAAEHFHNTHSSSNVGGCGEASVSHHQERSLCTKSDEVKLAEEASKKYGSPGPTIFSKVIDKSIPADIIYEDDKCLAFRDISPQAPVHFLVIPRVPIPRISAAKDDDVELLGHLLVVAKNVAKQESLSKGYRVVINDGKHGSQSVYHLHIHVLGGRQMQWPPG, from the exons ATGTATTTTCGAAGTATTTTTCGGGCGCAGTTGGTCGGGACCAGGGCGTGTCTGTTCAACCCTCTCCAGCGTGTTTATCGAGCCGAGGTAGCTGCTATAAAACTAACCTTTTTGCTTATTatcataaacattttcatttcgtTTACTGCCGCTGAGCATTTTCACAACACACACTCTAGTAGCAATGTTGGTGGCTGTGGGGAAGCTTCAGTGTCCCACCACCAGGAG AGATCACTTTGCACTAAAAGTGATGAGGTGAAGCTGGCAGAGGAGGCTAGCAAAAAATACGGCTCTCCAGGTCCAACCATCTTCTCCAAAGTGATTGATAAAAGCATCCCTGCAGATATTATCTATGAAGATGACAAG tgtttggcATTCAGGGATATCAGTCCACAGGCCCCCGTTCATTTCCTGGTTATTCCACGGGTCCCCATTCCTCGAATAAGCGCAGCTAAAGATGATGATGTCGAG CTCTTGGGGCATTTGTTGGTTGTTGCTAAAAATGTGGCGAAGCAGGAATCTCTTAGTAAAGGCTACAGAGTGG TGATCAATGATGGAAAGCACGGATCTCAGTCGGTCTACCACCTTCACATCCATGTCCTGGGAGGAAGACAGATGCAGTGGCCGCCGGGATAA
- the mrps30 gene encoding 39S ribosomal protein S30, mitochondrial → MAARIRLPLLLPRSFPPFRSLKHVHTEAAVKEPQYPPIVVSLTAKSKSARLRLNEERIKMISSSPVEEKLSLITRNQRMKFVVYPQTFSRNPDRWYQHFTKTAYIPGLPEKFNPGSEGSQSAADQPAAPEIDGAAFNEIRDLVTRVILHEHWHKTRKRKPFLYKHQELVIGPFLKTLVSDLTYSLAKYNPLLRLSSLDLSPQVNFYWRRGKRIIPKGHRRGRQEPTRFQIDDHPHSQIRIPQQLPQFAPLEASYTAEVPEIHLAPNVMPLFRRQYDNNIFTGTKLPDPACYGHTQFHLVPDRYHRDRLARQQHSDQVEPFLRANATASLFAWTGAQAMYQGFWDYQDVTRPFVSQAVITDGHFFSFFCYQLNTLALSVETDANNPRKNLLWGTESLRLYEGVQDGAVVGLDDGVLRLLVQFLMNRPHS, encoded by the exons ATGGCGGCCCGCATAAGGCTGCCCTTGCTGCTCCCTAGAAGTTTTCCTCCTTTTAGATCCCTGAAACATGTCCACACCGAAGCAGCTGTGAAGGAGCCTCAGTATCCGCCCATAGTCGTCTCTCTGACTGCTAAAAGCAAATCCGCCCGGCTGCGGCTGAACGAGGAGCGCATTAAAATGATCTCCTCCTCTCCTGTGGAGGAGAAGCTGTCCCTCATCACTCGCAACCAGCGGATGAAATTTGTCGTCTACCCTCAGACATTCTCACGAAACCCGGACAGGTGGTACCAGCACTTCACCAAAACTGCGTACATCCCGGGCCTTCCGGAGAAGTTCAACCCGGGTTCGGAGGGCTCCCAGTCGGCCGCGGATCAACCGGCTGCCCCTGAGATCGACGGTGCTGCGTTCAATGAAATCCGAGATCTGGTCACCCGGGTGATTTTACACGAGCACTGGCATAAGACGAGGAAGCGCAAACCTTTTCTGTACAAACACCAGGAGCTGGTGATCGGTCCCTTCCTGAAGACCCTGGTTTCTGATCTCACCTACAGCCTGGCCAAATACAACCCGCTGCTGCGGCTCTCCAGTCTGG atcTTAGTCCACAGGTGAACTTTTATTGGAGGAGGGGAAAGAGAATAATCCCGAAAGGCCACCGCAGAGGCCGACAGGAGCCAACCAGGTTTCAGATCGATGACCATCCTCACAGCCAGATCAGAATACCTCAGCAGCTGCCGcag TTTGCTCCACTGGAAGCGTCTTACACAGCTGAGGTCCCAGAAATCCACCTGGCCCCCAACGTGATGCCTCTGTTCAGAAGGCAATATGACAACAACATCTTCACAG GAACAAAGCTGCCAGACCCAGCCTGCTACGGTCACACTCAGTTCCATCTGGTACCGGACCGGTACCACAGAGACCGGCTGGCTCGGCAGCAGCATTCGGACCAGGTGGAGCCCTTCCTCCGAGCCAATGCCACCGCCAGCCTGTTTGCCTGGACCGGAGCTCAGGCCATGTACCAAG GTTTCTGGGACTACCAGGACGTCACCAGACCCTTCGTGTCACAGGCCGTCATCACAGACGGacatttcttctccttcttttgcTACCAGCTCAACACTCTGGCTCTGTCAGTGGAAACGGACGCCAATAACCCCAGGAAGAACCTGCTGTGGGGCACAGAGAGCCTGCGTCTCTACGAGGGCGTGCAGGACGGCGCGGTGGTGGGGCTGGACGACGGCGTCCTCAGGCTTCTGGTTCAGTTCCTCATGAACCGGCCTCACAGCTGA